The Anoplopoma fimbria isolate UVic2021 breed Golden Eagle Sablefish chromosome 9, Afim_UVic_2022, whole genome shotgun sequence genome contains the following window.
tgcctttctgtctttctgtgctGTGCAGTCTCAAAGCGCTCAGATGACTAGTTTATTGTAGGAGCTGAGACTTTTATCTTgagaaattacatttacaacacataaggaggaggaggacaaaccTTTAAGAGAAGGTTCTCTGGGAGGACGAGTAGGCCTTGTGGTTCAGTAGATTAGGAGCCAGGTTTAAGGTCCAACAAAGCGAGTATCCATCCTGCTGAAGGGTCATCAGGTTTTATAGTGAGGACTTCTAGCACCAGGCATGTTGTTCTGCAGCCAGCCTGTAAAGGTACAACGTCATTAGAACAGAGACAAGAACCACATATAGCAGGTCAAAGCATTATTAGCATACTgtacaacaaataataataatgactgaCAACCATCACAAAACCGGTTAATTTTAAAAGACAGTAAAGTATCAAATGGCTGCAGGGATTAAACTACAGAAGCTCAGCTACGACCGTACAAATCTTTAAATGCACATATGGATGGATAAAGCTCCTATGAAGGGATTGTGATCCTATGAAGGGATGTTGCTCATATGGACGAATGGCGCCACTAATTATGGCACCACTATGGATGGTTAGTGCCTCTATGTACTGGATGGTGCCCTTATGAAGGGATGGTGCCCCTATGGAGGGATTTCGGCCACTATGGGTGGATGCCGCCTCTATAGATGGATGGCGCCCCTATGGATGGATAGCGCCCCTATGGGTGGATAGCGCCACTATGGATGGAAGGCGCCCCTATGGAAGGATGGCGCCCTATGGATGGATGGCGCCCCTATGGATGGATGGCGCCCTATGGATGGATGGCGCCCTATGGATGGATGGCGCCACTATGGGTGGATAGCGCCCATGGATGGATGGCGCCACTATGGATGGACGGCGCTCCATGGATGGATGGCGCCACTATGGATGGATGGCGCCACCTATGGATTGATGGCGGAGAGATTTATCCAACTACAGAACTTTTAAATTAACTGAAGAACAATATTGGAATCATCAAAGTGATTTGTGTTTTCCCCTACAGATTGAATTTAGAATTTAGCCCTTCTaactggggcggctgtggcacatgaggtagagcgcttgtcccgtaaccacaaggttggtggttcaaacccctctaccggcaacatgccgaggtgtccttgagcgagacacctaaccccaagttgctcccgggcttcattgcagcccactgctcctccgggatgggttaaatgcagagaattgtaatttccccattgtgggactaataaaggattgattattattattattattattaactactCAGCATCACTTCTACCATATGTGCTCACATGCTTTTGGTTAAGTCCACATACATACTCATTGAATTGGAGTTAAATCCACATAACCACCTGTTTCTGATTCAGTATGTCAAAACAAATATCATTAGCTAACAACAAGGTCAACATCCAGTTCCATGTGTTCTCAGATAAATATGAGCCGTAACTCCGACCGCTAAGACTCTGTAGATTTAAACCACACCACTGAGAGATAAAATATGTATGTGGTTTGTTCATCCAGATAAAGAGTTGTGTGCAGGGTTTCTGGTTTGTGGGCGATCCACTTGTTAAAAGGATTATCCACCACCCAGGTCTCGCTTCCTTCTAGGGACGAGGAGCTCCAGGCCCTCATCCATAACCTCAAGTGTCCTCCTCGAGACCCAGTGAAGCCAGTGGGAACGCAGACAAATCCCAGGCTTAGAGCTCTCCACATAAAACAAAGCCCTGCTCCCAGAGGACGGTCTGAGTAATCCGGGTAAACCAGGCGGAGGACGGGTTTGCTTCCAGGCACGGACCCCTAAATCTCACACTGTCACCAGCTGTGAGACCTCCATATAGTCCTCCTCTCTGGTGCTTCCTGTCACAAACAGGCTACTTAAATGAGCTCTTGAGCTTTCAGTCAATCACACACATTGTTGAGCTCTAAATATAATCCACCCATCAGTctgaaacattaattaacagAAGAGCCCCACACTCTtagtgctgctgctctgtgagaAGATGTTTGTACTGGATTCACTCCCAGTGATTCCAACTGACTTTTCCCAGTTACTCCCAGCAAccagctgtcagtcacagttGATTGGCAGACGGAAGCTTTTATCTGTTTGTATAGCTGAGGGTCTACATGGGTTCTCCTTTATGACCACACAGGGTCAAATAATGTCTTTCAGCCGGTGGTGCTGTCCAACCTTTAATTGGCTTCTATTAGCTTTGGTAAAGTCTGGCTGTCTGGGATGAAACCTGTCACTTAATCCAGTTGTAAAGGTTTTTGTCGTCTGTTCCCAACATAACGTATAGATCTGTGTTTGAATAGCGAGCTGTGGAGTGAAAGACTTATACAACTTCTAGCTGTAAGCTTTAGAGGAACTTGCTTTTGAGCTTCGTACCCAATCGTTGTTTGAGGTTTAATCAACctcaaaaggtcaaaggtcatctgTACCCACAGAGGagcatgtattcatttaaattaaagttaacGCTTGGAAATAATTAAACTTTATCGTATAGGGTTGCTCAGCCCCCTCCTGTCCAGCGACTGCTGCCACAAACATGAAGAGAACTCCCCTACCATATGGATCACCTATCCATATGGATCCCTACCATAGGGATCACCTACCAAGAAAGTATATcgcccttttgtttttttaaaagtatggTTTTCATCATTTAGtattatcatataatatatgtatatatataaatatataaatatttgttttttaaaattgtttttttaatcattttatttattatttttattgtctggAGCGGTATGAgatgttggatgtttttttgtttgtacttgttgtattttgtgggacaacagaataaaacagcaaaaccaTAATGGGCTCACACCACCATCTAGTGATGACTTTCAGTGTtacaatataaatgttaaagtttAGTCTCAAAATAATGAGGGAAACAATCTGCTTCAGCATTTTATTAAACGATGTTTGTAGACACACGCAGGGACAACAAATCATCATATTTCTTGCTATAATATCAgaacattttctaaatgcatCTCACAGAACTGGAAGCTTTAACATCCAGTGAGTGACTTTTTAACTGAGTAGAGTTTCTCGTGTAGCGGCTTCGTTTCCTCCGTCCTCGTCTCTCACATCCTAGATGGGAGGAGCTAGGACACAAGGAGACACTGAATGAAAAGagtctgttttgtttcctttcatgACGTTTTTTGCTCCCGTCACATTTTACCTTGAtcttcacttcaaaataaaagtcctgctcctctatggagacagaacaatcatgactagaagtagagagaacatgtctttagtgcagataACAGTTATGacataagtcataaaaaagacaagaacacaagttgaatttctttaataatttattttacaaaagttgGCAAACAGAATCTATACATCCAACATTTTCAAAGTGTCCACAAGTGAtaccaatgttggaaaataTAACGGAGGTTCTACGTGTTATAAATATTCCAATttttccagcctctcctctccgtgTTCAGCAgcaagtttcacagattttttgtcacatgactgttggtctcagatgaatcaatcatgactTCATGGTTGCACTAAAGAGTTcataatttaatgttttcaacagAATCTAGTTAAAGTAAATGGTTTATTTTGGGCCTAACTTTAAATAAGACGTATAGAATAATTTTTTGGGGgtgaaatatcaacattttttaagctTAGTTTCATCTGCGTTTTCTGACAGAAGTTTTGGTCACACATGTTCAAGGACCGTTGGAAAGCGGACTATCTGATGGTTGCGATAATCAGTGTAGTTTAGTTGATTGTTTGAAGAGGGTTAACGGAGATGTGTAGTGACTGGAACAACGAGCTGCTGGTTAAAGTCTTTTTTAGACCCGACGGTAACGACTCAGCAACATTTAAACGTCTTAACAGAGACCACGGTCGGACAGCACAGCTGTTCCACCGTGAACGAGACTGTGCCGCCATCTTGTTTCTCAGCTCCTGTCTGTGTTGGCGTGAACGTCTTTTCTTCCTGCACCATGTTCACCGGGTTTTCTACCTGGAGAGAGAAGAATAAAGTTAACGTTAGACGTATAGGTGACTAAAAACAAAGATCAAAAGTCCAACAGTATTTAGATTTTATCCACATTTTATACATCAGTCAATGTCAGGAAGATAATAAACCCCAAACTCTgttattctgtttgtttctaaCCTTAAACATACAACTTCATTTTGCTCCTTGTGTGtctgaaacacattttcttatttgaCTATATTAAAATGGTATAATATGTCCCAGTAAAAGCAGCAAaactaaagtttattttttatattttcagttcaCACGTACAAAGTGCTCCTTTCTATATAgttcatataaataaagaagtaTTATGAGACATAGAGCAGGAGAAGACATATGAGGAGCGGTTCTTTATtagttttaaacttttttagGAAGTTCTATTAAACCTCAGAACTTATATATGCAGTGAAGTGTGACTGTTAGAGGCTCTCACCTGCAGCCTTTCATATTTACATaccatacatatacacacacacacacatatatatatgtatatatatatatacacacacacatatacatatatatatatatacatacatatatacacatatacacacatacacacacatatacatatatatatatatatacagtgaaGTGTGACTGTTAGAGGCTCTCACCTGCAGCCTTTCATATTTACATaccatacatatacacacacacacacacacacacacacatatatatatatatatatatatatatacacacatatacatatatatatatatatatacatatatatatatatacacatacatacacacacacacatacatatacatacatacatacatacatacatacatacatacatatatatacatatatatatatatatatgtatatatatgtataccgTGTGGTGTGACTGTTAGAGGCTCTCACCTGCAGCGTTTCATGGTGTCAGCTGAACATTTTCTTCAGTTTAGAGAAGaagcctccctcctcttcctccttcctctgctgctcctcctctgagcTGGAGGACTTGGGACCAGAACCTGAGGTgctgctgccccctgctggtcacaaacacacactgcatcagATTATATTCTGCCCATCTCTGAGCATCTCTTTACCAAACAGAGGactgaactctgacctttagACGGCTCCACCCCGTTGACCGTCCCCTGGACGTCCGTCTCATCTTCAGCGTAACTCAGCAGCAGAGAGCGTTGACGACGGGTCAACTTcctgcagagaccagagacAGCACTTTAAGGAGAGACGGACTGGACCCAGTTAAGTTGAATCTGAACCAGTAACAGGTTTATTGTGAGGTAGTTTCACtttaaagaagagaaaataaacataatgtaGACGtataaaatgtgatattttgtcttttctcttcagTACAACATAACATGTTTAATAACATAATTCTTTCAacacacttttatttgtttgtttgttaattatattttattgtaaattttcttatttttattcctaAATTATGTCTTATACTATTGCtctatgtttattgttatgcaccaatcaccaagACACATTCCTTGTTTGTGTAAAGACTTaaactgtttctgattctgatagaAAATTGAAAGAAGAGACAAAAGGAGACGTCATTTTTTGAGACAAATCTACGCTTTTAGGACGACATCTTTACATTAATATAACGTTCTGCAGATGAAGtcagaaacattttaatataacattttgaacCCGAAGAAGTTTCGGGCCGTTTTTTTACTCCTCAGTCCAAGTTTCAAAGATTTTttggtcacatgactgttggtctcagatgaatcaatcatggcttcatagtttctcTGAGGAgttcagaatttaatgttttttacagaatctggttaaagtagaaataaatgtttttgatgaaatatcacaattttatactttgttttggctgctttttctgatggaagGGTTCGTcgcacatgatgtgttcaaggatcctcagaaaaatacaaatcttaCAATAATGACAGATGTTaaagcttctggctgtgatgaACGGTGCAGTTTTGGCGactgtttaaagaaaaccaGTTTTTAGTGTTCAGAGGGTTAAggtagatattttttaaatctacaatgaataaatgaaagtttTGATTTGAACAGTCATTCAGTTATTGCATTAAGTATTATTAACTGAAGGTAAATATGTATTGTCTTATTAATCCATCAGTACTCTGACAGACGCTGGCAGCTCTTGGACGAGGTCTTACTTTGGTACTCTGATCTTGATGTGTGCGTAGTGATCTCCGTAGCTGTAGCCGTTCATCCTCCGGATTCCTTTCCCCTGAAGACGGATCACCTGATCAGCCTGACAACTGGTGGGAATCTGAAAACACGGACACACTTTGAACCAGACAGCAGAGATCTGTTCCTCTGTAACTCTGTGTGAGGAAACATTCAGAGGGTCTGGAAGATGcatccaaaaataataaaatacatttattttttgtcatcatcccaaaaatcatttcaacgttcttaagtcagtaaaccatcaaaaatactaaatgttatacttttactttgttatagtcatatcattttcttcataaaaacacacaattcagaTGATAAGGAAAttaatgattgtgtttttattgattaaaacagatctatTCATTACTAGTGTTAATGATAAATTTATAgtttaccttcaaccaatactcatttaactaaacatgcctgaacgcatcataatggaTAACTGAATGAACCTCCGTTTcagattacattgaacacatcatgataacgttataatttactaaaccaataaacatttaactaaacagagcctgaacgcatcataatgtaactgaaatGAACCTCCGTTtcttagccgttagcggtgctgctaacgttactagctctcctcctgttagccgttagcggtgctgctaacgttactagctctcctcctgttagccgttaaatgctgctaacgttactagttCATCCAGTATACTGATGGTCTGGTAGACATTGTGTACTGGTTACTCACCAGTATACTGATGGTCTGGTAGACATTGTGTACTGGTTACTCACCAGTATACTGATGGTCTGGTAGAGGCCCGGTGCCGTGGCGGTTCCTCCCAGAATAGCCTGAGCCACAGAGATCAACACGTCAGAGTGGATGTCCAATCCGTTGCGTCTGAACACCGGACTTCTCTGAACCTGAACGAGATGTTTCACATCAAACACTTCAGACTAGAATTCAAAAACTTCTCAGATGAttcaaaaagaaagagaactCACCCTGAATGTTATGAGGATTTCGTTTTTCCCGACTGGCATGGAAACTCTTTGACCATTGTCCACTCCTGTGAGAAGATGtcacaaaataatgtcattttataacatttacacagactgaatattaaataaactgaCTCTCATAGGACTGTACCAAATGTTCAGTTCTTTACTTCTTTAGTTCTGAGGCTTTTTGATATTGAAGTTTTTGAAGAATATCTGTcgtcatattttatgatttcatcactgttaaaaaaagaacggataacaaatgtattgtttgttgttgttttgtggttatacaaactgttttttgatgacattatgttttttaaaggctaaacgccaacaagTTTGGATTGAAGCATCATATTTTGTtagatataaaaacatgttgtgaatttttgGTCATGATTACATCTACATCTTTTCAATCTATTTGACTTTTATACTTCACActctggagttattggaaatgtttggattaGAGGTCGGCTAATCAATCAGACGCATTTACTTTGCTGGCATTTCTTTATGAAAGAAATTCTCCTCTTCATTGTCCACGATACAAGAAAGGCCGAGtgggaggaaaataaatccaTCAAGTGTTTAACTTAAGAACCAATTTAACGTCCAAATAATGCAGCAGGTCGACTATCAattcatgaaatgaaatcaaCATTAATGATTTTAATGGTTGTTTTGATGTTTAGTTCcaggtttatttattaattacttcaatttagattttcaattatccatatttatatatttatttcggTAATTATTACTTAGAGTTTGATGGTCAGTTAAACATTCCTCCAGTTTGTATAAAATCTAACCGTTCATTTTAGACAGTGTCAATAAATCGTTTGAGGTTTTTCCTTCTCCTAACTATGGGTATTATATCGGCCTTTAAACATCTACTATCTGTGACTTCTAGTTTGAATCACGAGTTAGAAACAATCCTACTCAGCCGACTCTGGAATCTAATTCTACGAAAAGAagaatactaataatattagtgtTTCTATCTGGCACTGTGCAAAAATGCTGGGTTTAAAGAAAGTGAACAAACAGCCAAAAGCTGTGCAGAACGCTCATGTCAACGTTATTAATGAAGCCTTGAATAATCGTTTTATGAACAGATCTGTGTTGAATACactgattgtaagttgctttggataaacgcgtctgctaaatgactgtaatgtaatgtaatgtaatgtaatgtatttgtctctctgcagtGAAACCCACCAGCAGGAACAGGAACAGAGACCGTCTGCCTCTTCTTCATCTGTCCTGATCCTCGGCACAGAGTGCACACCGTGTTGATGATCGACCCTTTCCCTCCGCAGCGTCGACAGGCGGTCCGCATCATGAAAGGACCCGTGTTGATCGACTCCTGCAGGGGGCGCCACAGAGGTGATATGATGTTTAGGGGCTGAATAACAGCACAGTGGAACAGAACATCTCCACAGCTTAAAGGGCCTCTCTATAACTCctctgctgccccctgctggtggaCACTCACCATGCCGGTGCCGTTGCAGAAGTGACAGTGAGACACTTTGGTGCCCGGCTCGTTGCGCTTCCCATCACACCTCGGACACGAGTCATCAATGTTCACACTCAGCTCCTTGTTAGCGCCCTTCGCTGCCTCTGAAAACGTAAGCTCCATCACAAACTGTGGAAAGAATCAATTTTGTTCTTTACAATGAAACCGCTGACGACCGGTTACATTTAACGCATGAACGTGCAACACATTTGTGTAAAGTTCTGGTTTTACCTCGGGCCGTTGTTCGAACATGTTGTGGATGTCTCCGAAGCCCATTCCTCCGGTGAACTCTCCAAAGATCTTCCTGAAGAGCTCCTCGGGGTCTACGTTGGTCCCCCCCGCCCTGTAGTACTGCTGCTGGCCTGCCGACCCGGCTCGGCCCGCGTCGAAGCCCACCTCTCCATATGTGTCATACTGCTTCCTCTTCACCTCGTCACTCAGCACcttcacacaacaacaaccacagacaTGTTGAGGTTT
Protein-coding sequences here:
- the LOC129095512 gene encoding dnaJ homolog subfamily A member 3, mitochondrial-like isoform X1, giving the protein MAAARLAARCVSPLWFRSVSSGHAALRAGPQRGRARWSAVTATGPTGSRCFRGISSRSVHTGSRAANKQDFYQVLGVSRTAAQKDIKKAYYQLAKKYHPDTNPEDPDAKEKFAKLAEAYEVLSDEVKRKQYDTYGEVGFDAGRAGSAGQQQYYRAGGTNVDPEELFRKIFGEFTGGMGFGDIHNMFEQRPEFVMELTFSEAAKGANKELSVNIDDSCPRCDGKRNEPGTKVSHCHFCNGTGMESINTGPFMMRTACRRCGGKGSIINTVCTLCRGSGQMKKRQTVSVPVPAGVDNGQRVSMPVGKNEILITFRVQRSPVFRRNGLDIHSDVLISVAQAILGGTATAPGLYQTISILIPTSCQADQVIRLQGKGIRRMNGYSYGDHYAHIKIRVPKKLTRRQRSLLLSYAEDETDVQGTVNGVEPSKAGGSSTSGSGPKSSSSEEEQQRKEEEEGGFFSKLKKMFS
- the LOC129095512 gene encoding dnaJ homolog subfamily A member 3, mitochondrial-like isoform X2; protein product: MAAARLAARCVSPLWFRSVSSGHAALRAGPQRGRARWSAVTATGPTGSRCFRGISSRSVHTGSRAANKQDFYQVLGVSRTAAQKDIKKAYYQLAKKYHPDTNPEDPDAKEKFAKLAEAYEVLSDEVKRKQYDTYGEVGFDAGRAGSAGQQQYYRAGGTNVDPEELFRKIFGEFTGGMGFGDIHNMFEQRPEFVMELTFSEAAKGANKELSVNIDDSCPRCDGKRNEPGTKVSHCHFCNGTGMESINTGPFMMRTACRRCGGKGSIINTVCTLCRGSGQMKKRQTVSVPVPAGVDNGQRVSMPVGKNEILITFRVQRSPVFRRNGLDIHSDVLISVAQAILGGTATAPGLYQTISILIPTSCQADQVIRLQGKGIRRMNGYSYGDHYAHIKIRVPKKLTRRQRSLLLSYAEDETDVQGTVNGVEPSKGGSSTSGSGPKSSSSEEEQQRKEEEEGGFFSKLKKMFS